The DNA region TTAATACTATTTTGAATTTTCTTAGATGAACTTGATTGTTCATTTTTAAAAACCAAAAATATCCTTGAATGTTTCGAGAGGAAAAATTTATAGAAATTTATAACtgaaatttaaaaataaatttaaaaatgatAATCGAAAGTTTACTATCGTATTTGCATTCTGTTGTGTGAAGATAAGATTTTTTTCTTGGAAAGGGCTGATTACACCCACGTCTTTACCATCTCGCGTCAGTCGCACCGTCGCCGTAAAGCCACGAAATCGCCGTTTACATCTTCCACCGCCGGTAACAGAAACAATCACCATGTTGAAGTTCAATACATGGCCCAACACAACCTCAACCCTGACCCTATTCAATCTCAAGTGCTTACCTTCCCTACAAACATCACCATCCTCTGTACATTTCGATTCAACCTCATTCCAAGTCTCCTACCTCATCAACAATTTCGATTTCTCCCCACAATTAGCTTCCAAACTTTGCTCCACCCACCGTCTTGCTTTCAAAACCACCCGAAATCCTGACTCTGTTCTCAACTTCTTCACAGATTACGGTTTCTCTAATTCCCAGTTACGCCACATCATTGCCAAGTCACCATGGCTCCTTTCCTGCAACCTCTCCAAAAGGGTCTTGCCAAAGTTTCAATTTTTTCTCTCCAAAGGTGCTTCTATCTCTGACATTGTTAACCTTGTCAGCAGGAACCCTAGAGTCTTGAGTCCAAGCTTGGAGAATTATATAGCCCCAACCTATGAATTGCTTTATAGAATCTTGCAATCAGACAAGGACATTATTGCTTCTGCAATTCAGACTCCAAATTTACTCGGTCACAGTCCTCTGCGCCGTAACATTACAATGCTGATTCAGAATGGAGTGTCTGACTCAAATATTGCCATAATTCTTCGAAGCTGGACTGGGAGTCGGGCATTGCAGATGTCTGGCATAGCCAGTTTATTGGAGGAATTAAAGGATTTGGGGTTTGATCCTTCAAAACATGTTTTTGCTGTAGCATTGATTGCCAAAACATCAGTAACCAAAACCAGGTGGAAGGAGAAAGTTGATGCCTTTAAGAACTGGGGTTGGTCTGATGAAGATGTCATTGTAGCATTTAAAAGGCAACCTTATTGTAGGTTAACATCTATTGAGAAAATTAATTTAGTGATGAGTTTCTGGGTAAATCAATTGGGCTGGGATGCTCTGGCCCTTGTCAAACAACCCGGGGTTCTTGGCTATAGTTTGGAAAAAAGGATCATTCCAAGGGCCTCGGTTGTGCAATTTCTTTTGATGAATGGTTTGAGAAATAAGAACGCAAGCTTAACTTCTCCATTTGTAGTGCCTGAGAAGGTGTTTCTTGATAGGTTTATAAAACGTTTTGAGAACGAGTCTTCTTATCTATTAAACTTGTACGAGGAGAAACTCAAGCTTGCATACACCGAGGACAAAAATTGCATCTCATGATTAGATTTTCAGGTATTTCAGACATGCCTTATTGTTGTTCCATATTTGTTTGGTACAGACTCTGATTGGAGCTAGTTTAGGAGTAGGGATTTGCTACCTTTCAGGAGGGAAAGTCACTATGATTTTCTCTCTGTCCCTTTCCTATATTAGCTTTACTTTTAACAAATTTTGAGTTTCT from Lathyrus oleraceus cultivar Zhongwan6 chromosome 1, CAAS_Psat_ZW6_1.0, whole genome shotgun sequence includes:
- the LOC127138630 gene encoding uncharacterized protein LOC127138630 is translated as MLKFNTWPNTTSTLTLFNLKCLPSLQTSPSSVHFDSTSFQVSYLINNFDFSPQLASKLCSTHRLAFKTTRNPDSVLNFFTDYGFSNSQLRHIIAKSPWLLSCNLSKRVLPKFQFFLSKGASISDIVNLVSRNPRVLSPSLENYIAPTYELLYRILQSDKDIIASAIQTPNLLGHSPLRRNITMLIQNGVSDSNIAIILRSWTGSRALQMSGIASLLEELKDLGFDPSKHVFAVALIAKTSVTKTRWKEKVDAFKNWGWSDEDVIVAFKRQPYCRLTSIEKINLVMSFWVNQLGWDALALVKQPGVLGYSLEKRIIPRASVVQFLLMNGLRNKNASLTSPFVVPEKVFLDRFIKRFENESSYLLNLYEEKLKLAYTEDKNCIS